In a genomic window of Meleagris gallopavo isolate NT-WF06-2002-E0010 breed Aviagen turkey brand Nicholas breeding stock chromosome 1, Turkey_5.1, whole genome shotgun sequence:
- the GPR18 gene encoding N-arachidonyl glycine receptor, translating into MMPGNHYPEEYRISSLVFYSFVFIVGLVVNATALWVFSCSTKKRTTITIYMMNVALLDITFIFSLPFRIIYHGKETWPFGDTFCRIISAFTVFYPAIALWLLAFISVDRFMAIVQPKHIKELKNTKKALLACTGIWIMTLATTSPLLFLRSDPDKASNFTTCMKMLDIIHLKEVNMLNFSRLIFFFLIPLLIMMGCYLVIIYNFIHGKTSKLKPKAKERSIRIIVTLIAQVLVCFVPFHICFALMMLNEGTSYNPWAAFTTFLMNLSTCLDVILYYIVSKQFQARVISVILYRNYLRSVRRKSFRTASVRSLNNINSEMI; encoded by the coding sequence ATGATGCCTGGGAATCACTACCCTGAAGAATACAGGATTTCATCGCTGGTCTTCTACAGTTTTGTATTCATAGTAGGACTGGTAGTGAATGCCACAGCACTATGGGTTTTCAGCTGCAGTACCAAGAAGAGAACCACTATAACCATATACATGATGAACGTGGCATTACTTGACATAACCTTTATATTTTCCTTGCCTTTTCGGATAATCTACCATGGGAAAGAAACATGGCCTTTTGGAGATACATTCTGTCGGATTATCAGTGCTTTCACTGTATTTTATCCAGCCATTGCCCTATGGTTGCTTGCTTTCATTAGTGTAGACAGATTTATGGCTATTGTCCAGCCCAAACATatcaaagaactgaaaaatacaaaaaaagctCTGCTGGCTTGTACAGGGATCTGGATAATGACCCTTGCAACAACTTCCCCATTGCTCTTTCTACGTTCTGATCCAGACAAAGCCTCCAATTTCACCACCTGCATGAAAATGCTCGATATCATCCATTTAAAGGAAGTAAATATGTTGAACTTTTCTCgcttgatatttttctttttgattccCTTGCTTATCATGATGGGGTGCTACCTAGTCATTATTTACAATTTTATCCATGGCAAGACTTCCAAGTTGAAGCCTAAGGCCAAGGAGAGATCCATAAGAATCATAGTTACTTTGATTGCTCAAGTACTTGTGTGCTTTGTACCCTTCCACATTTGCTTTGCCCTCATGATGTTAAATGAAGGTACAAGTTACAATCCATGGGCAGCCTTTACCACCTTTCTCATGAACCTCAGTACTTGCTTGGATGTTATACTGTACTATATTGTTTCTAAACAATTTCAGGCTAGAGTCATCAGTGTCATCCTTTATCGCAATTACCTCCGAAGTGTGCGCAGGAAGAGCTTTCGAACTGCAAGTGTAAGATCACTCAATAATATCAACAGTGAAatgatataa